The Sparus aurata chromosome 12, fSpaAur1.1, whole genome shotgun sequence sequence GCAACGCAGTCCTACCACACCAGGTTGTGGTAAGTAATGGGTTTAGTGCAGGGATGGGCCTTCTGATGATATCAAATGACGATCGATCTTTAAGGTGTCCACATTTCTTTCCTTTCAGGGGCATCATATATTTTGCAGTGTTTAGTGTTTAGTGCCCTCTTACGTCTGTTTCTAAACTTCACATTACGTTATTAACCAGCAGATCTGTGCTGAGTGTACAACTGGAAGAGTGACGTAGCCAACTAGATGGCAACGCTGATTGGattaattactttaaaaaggGACAAGGAGCTTGTGCCAGAACTGTCTCTATGGCAAAACAGGGCTTTAAATGGTGCAAACTGAGAAATCCATTGGCTGTTTCAGTCTGGCTGTGGTCTACAGGGCAATTCAAAGAtcaggaaaaaaagatttagattGTGATTGAGTCGATTGCGGTATTACTTGGTCAGATCACCCACCCCCAGTTTAGAGAGAGCTCATTATTACTATCAGCTATTAGCACATTCTCCCATCTGACTTTGGCTTGTTGACCACTGACAGAAGCCTCTCTCTTCAGTCAGTTAATCAATCAAGAGTTGAAAGGGAGAAAATACTTGCATGTTGCTGCGCCACTTAAAGGTTTAACATCCGATCTGAATGATGAGATTATCATGTGATGAGACATGACTTGGAAAGGTCTGTTCAACCATGGTTACGATCTACATTGAATGCAAAGAGTGTTCTTGATCTTTGCAGATGAAGACTGTGACATGTGATGTCTTGTTGAACTGCTGATATTTTCGACAACACCTGACATATTTTGTAGGAGATAACGCGTTTGTCtaaaaaatctgaatgtttAGCCAATGTTGATAGGATCACCAGTTAATCCAAGTTGGGAAACAGGAAGTACGAGGCCCCTCTTTTCTGGTAAAGTTAGCCAAGTAAACAAGAACTTGAATCTGACTAATAATTACACGAAAGGAAGTTGATCACAAGAAGGGGGGGGGCATTTATGATCATGGATTATAAAACACGGGGAAACAATAAACACTGCAATGTTTCCGGCGAATTGCATCAGaggcttcctcctcttcattacTGCAAGCTGCAGCTTCacgtgtgtgtgcctgcagaCTGCAGTGCTCCACGCAGCTTCCAGGCTCACATGGACCTGTGTGTGGTGGCTTCCCTCTCTCGCTGGAGTGCAATGTGACACTGTGATCTCAAGACACgcgcgcacgcgcacacacacacacacacacactcacactcacggGTTGCCTCAATACAGTAAGGCGGTGAACACGTCTATTTATAGACAACCTCGAGAGTCGTGCAAACAGGGCTGGTGTCATGCCAGAATGTGTATCGTTATCCGAGCAGGTTTCCACCATCAGAGATCCCATCAGCTTTCCAACCGACGGGAGACAGGTGGCTTTCAAAATCCTACATAGACAAGACCGGGTTTGAGCGTTCTGCTGAACAGATCCTGACAATGATGACACAATTCAGCAGAACAACTGTGGTTCAGATAAAGAGGCGAGCACGTTCATCACCGAGACAAAAGCCAAAATCACCTACTAGCTCAAGATGAAGTGGTACTTGGGGAATGCTAACGGCAGACTCCCAACTCAGTTATCGTCCCGAGACTCAATAAACCCCTCTCCAGACAGCCGTGCTCAGTGAAGATGGTTTGAGCGATCAATACTGTTTACCTCGGCGCCAGCCCTCGCTCGCTTCCCGACAAACACCGGGCCACAGCAGTGTCACTTCTACAAATCCACTGAGTCATGCTAGCAAGCTAATGGCTGCTGCCAACATCTTACTCTGATAGACTATGCTACATGGACAGCACGGACGTGGCTAAATCGACTCCGAGTAGAGCTTCCCGAGCTCGTagttaaaagaaacacaaataaaagcacACTCCAGCACTACAGTTGGTTAATTTAGTCGTATGCTAACGATTGTTGGCCACAACAACCGTGTGAGCAGATTCTCGTGATctcgctaatgttagcatgctaacttggaCGTTAGCTTGAACAGAAAACTGTTAGCATTGTTGTTGCCTTTGCTTtgtctcttctttgtttttgttcacaaCACACGCGAAATTAGTATCTTGACATTAACTTATGACACAGTGTCTTTGCATGCATCGCCCTGCGTAATAGGTGTTATAATCATTACTACACATCAAATAATAGTTAAACATTGATATAGTTAGCCAACAAGATGTCTCACTTTATAAATCTACAGATGCTGATGGAGCTGCTAGCAGATTAACTTTAGCCAGGTTAAACAACGTTACACAGTGATTTAACTAGCTGGACAGTGTGGTGTGGACATAAACAGACGCTCTCATGTCAATGTCAGATTTTATAAGTGAGTTGTATTTAATTCACGACAACCTCGCAGTTGGAGAAGGAAAGTTTTCAGCGACACGTGCTAACCAAACAGAACATTCCTTTAATCCTCGCAAGCGAAGTAAGGCTAcgccatttttacattttggacaAGACCAAACACTTTTAACAACGGATCTGGCGATCGATTGTGTTGGTGTCTCACTGCTCACTTGGGAAACTTCACAAACAACCACGTAGGCTAACTTAGCTGGCTTTAGTGTGAATAGTTAACTTACCTTCTGTGTCTGAGAAACGTTTCTTCTCGAAACTTTTTGGATTGACCGAAAAACTAACTAGGTTTTACTCAGAGGTGACTCTCTAGGGCCGTCTAGGTACGTCGATTTTAGTGCCTCTCTTTTCAGTCTTCTCACGCAACTCCACTCCGCCTGGGAGTACCTTCGGCGAATTTCGTTGACGTCCTCTGCTCTGTCGCTGATTTGTGGTAGCATCTGTTTTGCTTTACGTGGTGCGTTTGCGTCCCCCCTTGTTCCGGCGAGACGTCACGGAAATTGTGACCCTCTGATTGGAAGGCAGGGGTGTTGGAGGCGAAACCCCTCCCCTTCCGGTGTACctcaaaagatttgttgatTCATGGCTTTTACCGAACATAAACCCTGTCCTAAAGATAGACAGACCGTTGCTCCGACTCCAGTGTGTAGATACAAAATCAATGTCCATGTAGCCAGGAAGGATTGACACAGACTCGCTGTTCGTAGATCAGAGTAAACAAGTTTATGAGAGGTGTGTTGCCTTCATATGCTCCTCGTAAGCTTCAGCTTCCCTAAGATGTTATGTTCATCGTCAAGCTAGGATTGTTCGTTGAGTTTACTCTGTCTGACCTTCGTCCTCTTAGTTATATCTTCCAATGGACAGCTCGACGACATGAACAGTCCTCAGGCCAGGGTCAGGCCTATGGATCAGCTAGGTTGGACACAGTACTGTGATCCACAACCGTAACAGAAGCCTGTTTGCAATGCCCATCCCAAGACAGGCATTTACACGAATTCcccaagaaaataaatacaaaaaaagcaaacactgaTACAATAAAATTGGATGGCAAGGACCagttaatttatgtttttgtcgcctatcttttaaagtttaaaataatcTCATTCATGATCCATTTTGAGTTCTGTGGGAAAGGAGTTCCACATATTGATCCCCTGAATAGCTGCATATTTGAACCTATATGAAAACCAGTGTGACAATTTGAAGATGTGTTTGGCTGAAGGAAACCTCTGTTGACAGAAAATCAGGGGTGCCCTGTTAGTTAGGAGGAGTGTTTCCCCAATCTGTGCCAGTTATAAGGGGTCCATTAGTTCTTCCATGGTCACAATAAAAGATAAAAGGTTCTTAAGGCTTGCCGGACTCGAAGCCATCAGCCCCTccaatgaaatgaaattttcCTGATAAATATTCTTTACGAAGTTAACCACCATTTAGGTCAAATCGATTAAGTAAAACAAGGGAAGAAATACACACAGAACATTTAATACAAGCAAttcaataatataataataataataataacaataataataataataataataataataataataatgataatgataaaaataataataatttacttGTATAACACCCCCTTTCTTTGAGTTATACTTTAGAATTGCTTACAACGTTCAAGTAATGGAGTAAACGATGCAGTATGTTCTCCATATTTTCTCATTCAAACACGAACACCATTCAAACAGAAAATAAGACAGCACTGGGCAGTGAGGCCtaatgtctgtgtgcatgctCTTATGTGGGGGGGAGGTAGTAATTGCGAAAGCAAATCCTTGATCCGTCTGATTGCGGATTAGTTACCAAACCAAAATACATGTAATCTAGGGTTTATCAAACAGCACATGTAAACCCGTTAAACTACcgattttttatttctacaaTAAACCCAGCACagtattttccctttttttcagcAAGAACATTCCATAATGTATTCGTTTATGGGAAGACCGGATTAAAAAGTATGTACGATTTAGAaagtgtggggaaaaaaagcaaagcaggATCTGACAGGAAAAGGaagtgtgggaaaaaaaaaaaaagaaaaaaaaagatctgaggGACGTGACCAGTGGTTGTCTGGGTAACGCATTTGAAACAGATGCGCTCGACCAATCAGATGTTTGCAGGATTCTGAGCGCAGCGAATCAGGTTGAGGCGAGCGAGGATTTAAACCAAGACACCGAAGCTACAAAAAACTACACGGCATCAGCCTCCATTACGAGTCACAGTCTTTTTGTTGAAGCAGCGCACGTTTCGAAATGGCTCTTCGAGTAACCAGGGTAAGCAtttcatttgcatttctttctgttttcttactTATGCTACGAAAGGCGTTCAGAACAAAGGTTCCCGTATTGAATGgttattattttgttaaaatacCAGCAGTATTTAAAGCTCTCGTGCGTCGCTGCGGGCTCTGCTCTCGTGCGTTCCGTTGTAGGAATGCGAATTGGGGAGACATGGCAAGCCCTTTTATATAAACTAACAACATGCTTTTATAACTTGTATGGCTAAATATTTGAATTTCTCTACAGAACCGCTTGGCTTCTACCAGGAATGACCTGGGTGGAAAGGCCTGCTCGGTCACCGGGCCTTCACTGAAGCCTCGAGCTGCGCTTGGAGAAATCGGAAACATCGCAGTCAACAAAGAAACGCAGAAAAAGGTAAATGACATCTAAACTCATCTGTTTACactgtatttttaatttctgaTGGAGGGTGGATGGTAAATCAACGTGGTTAACCTCGCAGTGCTGCAATGCACACGCACTTAAGCAtgcattctttaaaaaataaataaaaatcggCTAATTATACACCCAGAGGATTCATTGTATGTTGGATTTTGATGTCTCAGAAGTAAAACTATCGGCAGCTGTATTCAATGAAGCTCCAAATGTTGTAGAGCAAAGGAGGGTGTTGGCAACTTGCCTCTTAATGCACATGTTTGCATTTGCCTATGTAGGGGTACATCAGCTGGACTATATATTCAGTGATTGTTGGCCCCTAAAATGCTCTTGGAATGTTCAGAGCCCAATGTAATGCATTTTAAACTGCCCTTTTATGTCTAATGATCAAACCTCATACATTTCATGAGTCTGCAAATCGTCTGGAACCAGCTaatgttttcataaaaaatacTGTGACCTCACTagtcgtctttttttttttctagaccGTCAAGACAGAAGCCACGAAGAAGACCAAAGTCACCGCCAAAGTTGAGAAAGTAGTTGCTGTTAAACCACCAAAAAATGTGGCTCCCGTTGAACCTGAGCCAGAGGTGCAGGTGAGTTGGTCACTGGCTATCTGGTCATTAAACATAAATGACAGCTGCTGGGTGTGGTTCCTTTTCATACTCATGTTGGGATTTCAACTGTTCCAGGTTCTTCCGGAACCAGCATCCCCCACGCCAATGGAGACTTCAGGCTGTGAGCCTGCTGACCTCTGTCAAGCATTTTCAGACGTCATTCTGCACACGGCTATCAGGGATGTGGACGCAGATGACTACGAGAACCCCATGCTCTGCAGTGAATATGTGAAGGACATCTACAAGTACCTTCGACAGCTTGAGGTAAGTAACATGTTCAAGCTTATTTTCTCTTGCTACATATATCCTCTTTGGATATTTAACCCATTTTCCTGTCACCTCAGGTTGAGCAGAACGTCAGACCCACTTATCTGCAGGGCAAGGAGGTTACTGGAAACATGCGGGCCATTCTCATTGACTGGCTTGTACAGGTGAACCTCAAGTTCCGTCTGCTGCAGGAGACTATGTACATGACTGTGGGAATCATTGACCGCTTTCTTCAGGTGGGTGACTTTGTTAATCTCTTAGGTCACTTGAGCCAAAAATGCCAGCTTTTTAATAAACCTGCCACACCAGATTCTAAATGATGTATTGTACCTCTATCAGGACCACCCAGTCCCCaagaagcagctgcagctggttgGTGTGACCGCCATGTTCCTTGCTTCCAAATACGAGGAGATGTATCCCCCTGAGATCTCAGACTTTGCCTATGTCACGGACAAGGCCTACACCACCGCCCAGATCCGAGACATGGAGATGACCATCCTCCGAGTACTGAAGTTCCAACTAGGACGCCCTCTTCCCCTGCAGTTCCTCCGACGGGCCTCAAAGATTTACGAGGTCTGTAAGGTCCTAATCCAGCCAAAACCTGACTTCTGAGACATCTTACCAGCCACTCATGTCCATTCCTGACTTGTCTTCCCCCCTCAGGTGACTGCTGATCAACACACCCTGGCAAAATACCTCCTGGAGCTGACCATGGTTGACTATGAGATGGTTCACTTCCCACCTTCCATGGTGGCAAGTGCTGCTTTGGCTCTTACACTAAAGATCTTAGACGCTGGTGAATGGGTGAGTGACTTAAGGGCTTTATTTTATCCATATTGGCTGCATCTTCATTActgactccccccccccccccccccaagtctACCTTGCATTTTGCTTTGACACATCCCATTATAGTGTCTTTTTAACAAACTGCTGTATTGGCATTCCTATACTATagttaaatcattttgtttacttgGTCAGCTAAATGAGTTGGCCTTGTCATAAAATTGGCTTCTGGTTGCTTTTCTTAACTGACGGTTCAAATCTCCTCAGGATGTGACACTGCAGCACTACATGGACTACACAGCAGAGAGTTTGATTCCTGTGATGGCACACATTGCCAAAAATGTTGTAAAAGTGAACGAGGGGCTGACCAAACACATAGTAAGTGTCAAAGCCTGCGTTGCCATCTTGTGACTTGCCTGAACTTCCATTGACTCTTATGTAACTGAGCAATGGCACAACATTGACCTTGATTTTTCTCCCAGTGCAACTCTTTTTCTATACTTAAACAATCTTGTGTTCTTGCAGGCCATTAAAGGTAAATACTCGACTTCGAAGCAGATGAGGATCGCTACCATCCCGCAGCTCAAATCTTCAGTGGTGAAAGATCTTGCAAAGCAAGTCAACCAGTGAGAGGAGGACTGAATGTTTTTAGCACCATGTGCTGATTTGTACAGTTTTAACTTAAACTTTTTAACGTGACCTGAAGGATCAGCACGCTAAGGACCATGACAGTGGTTTGCATGTTTAACCAACTGAAATCGTGTTTTGGTTTTTTACTGACCATTTCAAAGACTGCAAGATTTGCTTTCCCATGTCAAGTCTGAGTTTTCTAGCATGTAACACCTGTAGATCTTGACATGCTTTTAAAATGGTCAGATGTAACAGGTGCAGTGGCCTGGTGGGGCTCTCCCTATTTTTATAAAAATGGGATCGTTTCttaatgtgtgaatgtgtaaagtATTGCTGTACTCAATTTTacttgtctttttaaatctaTTAAATGGTTTCTGAAAATCTCCCTTGTCATTACTTTTGACCACCACTAGAGGCTGCACTTGCCTCAGATTGGTTCTCTGCCTCAGCAGATGACCTCACACTGAGGTAGTGAGTCAGTTAACCAGTGTTTCTAGATTTTCCTCAGTTGCACACAATTTCAGTTTCTGTAAGCCAGAGTcaccttatttatttttttaactcatTTGCTGCCCTCTGGACTGGGCTAAAAGGCAGAGAAAGTAATATTTCAGTACAGCGTTTACAATGTTACAGGTCATGCTGTCAAACTAGATTCCAAAGGTTTAACTTTTACACTCTAGTCTTGTCCCATGTAGATACAACTAGCCAAGTTTCCCCCCCAATTGTCATGCATCTCATTGCTGTGACCACATCAGTACTGTACAGGTAATGGAGCTAGACAGACCTAGGCCAACATTGGCTTTTTGCAAGTTTATTTGGTCTAACAAAGTTGCAGAAATGCCATGTGAGGTAATTGGGATAGTATTCATCTGTTCCACAGTATCTCATTAATGTGGGAATTGTATCAGCAACAATTACTAACAGGATGAAAATATACTGTAAACATTAGTATGTACACACAACACTTCAAGAGTCTCACACAACATCCTTCTCAACTGAACTCAAATGCAGTGTGTAGTCTTACAGAAGACACTTCTCTATCAAGATCACAAAGTAATCTTGAAAGTTAGTCTTTATGTGCATATGCTAAGTTGCGTTAACTATTGGAATATATGTTTGAAATCATTTCAGCTCCATCCCAAATTGAATACTTGGGCACGGCATTATGTTTTTTGAGATGTGATCCTCGGGGTCACTGTAGAATGTAACATGTCTTGGCACAGTAGGAAAAGCAGAGATATTTCAAATAACATTCACAATGGCTCAGTTCAAGTCAAGGATCTTGGTCACGAAAGTGAGCCAGCATGAACAATAGCAGGAAATTGAAACAGATAAATGGAATTTAGTCATTTTATCATCACCTTGATGAGGTTATGCCTTTAACCATTTGCCTGTTGGTTTGTCAGGATtacacccaaaaaaaaaacaagatttccACAAAGCTTGAAAGGTGGTCTGAGCCCAGAATAAACCCCAGTGACCTCTGATGTGGAgtttcaaaaaaatctttaacatTCAAGTGAGggcattttttcacattcttgtTCATTTCTAAGGTAATTGTGTAATGTTGGGATATTAAAAAATCTGGCGTATTTAGGTGAGAGTACAATATAATGCAGATCCTAGATCTGGTCAGCTTAATTATAGTcaagcagttatgggtggtttaaaatGAAGAGTCATGCGACGCTATTGAATTTGATATTATAAGGTCTGATTGAACTGAAGGGGACTGGTGGGCCTGTGAGGATTACAGCTTTACAGTACCAGTGGTGTTGCTATCTTGTCTTTATATTTTCTCAGTTGCGATCCATGGCCAACCGCTTTGATTCACTGTTGTGACACTTGTCAGCATCACAATCTCAAAATACTTGTAGATCTCATGTAAACCATTGGTGCAGAGGCTCCTCACAACATCAATTACATCACATCAAGCCACAAGTATTTAAGGCTAATGGACAGAGCAGAGTGGGGGCTGTTATCACTTTAACCCATTCACAGCTGAGACCCTGGAGGAACTGAGCCACCCTATCCATCCTCCCATCCCAAGGGAGACGCCACGAGAGCTTTGTGTAAAGACCACCTGCCATCTGCACGGTGTGAGTCACTCTACATCATCGGGATCATGAGGCCATCGCTCCTAAATGCCTGCTGGATAACAGCTTGAATACATCTGCTGCTGTAAAGGCTGGGACCAGAAATCATCTGCCACTGAACGAGGAAAAAACATCATTTGGCACTCTGGGAGTTTATTGTAGTTCATAATCAGAGTTCATGCGTAATATAAGGAGTAAGTTCCacataaaaaaatcagtggTACTAGTGTCTTGTGTGGTAGCATCGCAGCCGAATTATGCATTGATTAGCGTACTTGtataataaaacactgaatctgAGCTGCGCATCTGTTACCTGACATGATGGCATATGTACAGGCAGTAACACTGACACCTTCAGAGCACATCCCTATTATCCATCCAGCCCAGAGCCTTCTGTTGTTTTCCACAGAGACACGTGATAATTAGGCTCAGTTATCCTGCAAAGCCGGGCTTTTAAACCCACAGATCATACTGAGAATTCATACTTGGAGGCTGAGGTCATGACTGGGCAGCCATATCGGTTTACAAGACAGATTCCTCCTGTGCGGGGCTCCAAACCATACACTTGCAGCTGCCTGGAACACTACTTGGCCTTTCTGACAAAGACTcagctgtgtgacatttatTATGATGGAAAATTGAACACAGTGGCTGTGCAGTTCAACACAACTCAGACCAATTCAACTCAGTAAATCCAaatgacaagagaaaaaaaaaacaaaaacagatttcatcACTCAACCCTTGGGGTATCTAACCATATAAatagttttggtttgatgtctGGGATTAAAGGACTGCCTCTGAGATTTCTGCCTCTATtccaaaacaatattttgtGGTGATCAAGACATTAACAGATTATTCTCAATTATTTTTACAGAAAGATGTCTTTCACTGTCAGCACATTGATAAGCCACCGATTACTGAACAAATGtagtagaaaaaagaaaaaaacagcattactCACGTTGGCCTTCTTTGATGAGGATGACAGGCCTAGTGATCACAGCTGTGATAGGCCTCACACACACCGGGACACGTCGCTACAGGCGCAGACTCGTCAATAACGCCCAAGAAAAGTGTGTTGGTCGTAGCAGCGTGGTGCGCCTGTGGAGTGGGGCTGCGAGCACAACTGGCCCGTCAAATGCGATTAATGGAGAAAGTGGTGCGACATCGCTGGGAGTGAACACCAGGTACTCCATACCATAGAAAAATTATGGTTTTTCTGGCGATGTATGTTGGTGCGATTGGCCACAATAGAGAATCCATGTTAGCCTCCTTTCTAATGCATGGTATGGCTTGGCCTGAATGTATTTGCTCGGAACCTCTCTTGAAGGTATTCCATTTGCAAAAATTGTGGATAGTACCTGGTGCCTGGCCCGTTTTTTGGTATCCAGCTGAAGGTGCAATGTGTGCGAATTTTAAtctaaaagattaaaaaaaaaaaaaagactcaaattaacaacagaatgtgaagaaataacaattttgacattacattaaaaactgttatgtgttgtgttgaagaGATATACTGAAGCTAATATGCTGCATGCTAATCATCTGGCTTCGGGCcttaaaacatctttctcccTGCGGTCcagagctcctgtgctagcggtgtaaacaccaacagtcCCCTGTTAGATTGGCTAGCTGcgtggctaactgagctaacagttGCTACAGTCACGGATATATAAACAGagtgcagttagcagcagttagaagTTACTCTGTTGATATACTGCCTCTGTTTGTTGGGAGTATAAATCcaaggtggccaattcttatgTATTGCACCGTTAAAGGTGGACTCAGATTAGAGAAGAGAATCACCAGCTGCATGACACAGAGAGACCAGAGTCGTGTCTTCACCTGCCCTCTGATGATGGATCTCCCACTCAGCCTTTtctgaaacaaatgtttttctctaCTTGCGgtgaaaaacagctgcatacagAGAATCGAGACCACCATCCCTTCGGTATATCCTCCATTGcccctgtgtttgtgtcacgTGGAAGATGATGCCACTGCAGTTTCACACCCCATCGCAATGATGATCAGATAAGAATCTTAGATAAAGAGGGTACTATGTGTAGCGGAAAACATAATTAGAAAAAGTGCCTGCTGCCAAAAGTGAGTTAAGTCAAGTTCAGCTGAGCTGTATCATGCAGTCGTGACTTTGGATCCACTTCACTGTTAGACATATAAACTTTAGAGCAAACCCAAGACCCACTGCAATACAACAGGACCCTACCTGCCCTGATTTGACTGGCAAGGAATTTAAACAGGCATTTATCGTTCCCGAATACTTCGTCCTGAAGAGTTGACCCCCTCTTGATCCTCTGACTTCTGTATGAGgttgacaattttttttttttttttttttttgtacatttaacgGGAATATCTTTCAATAGAACCATCTTGCTCATGGTATTCATGTCCCCATCAGGATGAATTGTAAAAACTTTGATCTGATAAGATTTTATCTAGTGCCGTCAACAGGTCAAAACTTCCATTTGTCCAATACTTTGCTCTTTAACCAAATGAAGACGTTCACATCCGCCTCAACTGTACTTTGCCATCAGTGCAAAATAACAAATGTAAGTTATCTTAATTTAGCGTATGAGCGTGGTAAACATACCCGATTACCATCAACATGTTATCGACCACTTTATAGATGGAGCGGATCCTCTCCCACAGAGTCGGCCATGTCGCACCAGGATGTTACTACTGATGCCCTTTCACATTTTTCGCATTTTTAGTAGCCAGTGTAGGGGAGGGTGAGACAAGGGGCATTTCGTTCGTTGTAATCGGTAGTTAATCCTGCACACTGGTCCTTTAAGTGATAACGCTGTACAATCAAAGAAATCACACCAACTTGACGGCCTTACAAGATCTCCAGTCACATTAATAAACATTCTGCGACAACAATCTGAGAACGTTTGCACATTCATGCACATTTAAGTGTCCTTAAAGCCCAAACGCTTTCTTACCTCTTTCATGTTTATTCAAGCGCTCCCCATTAAATGAATTTGCGAGTCAGCACTGAGGTCCAGAAAGAATGCAAAGCTTGGCTTCAGACCTCTCAGTATTTCGGCAATACAGATCTCACCCTCAAACAGATCGTCCAAGACCAGAGTCAAGAGTTTGGAACTCCGTCCCAGTCTAAACATCGTCCAAGATGGCCAGAGATTTAACAAGTGCACCCTTCAAAATGAGTCAAAGCCCATTCTCACCTCCCGTCCACCAAGTCTGCATGTCTCTATTCAATATgacaaagtcaaacaaacagCCGGCCCGTGGCAGCACTGTTAGGGTTTCTGTGGGGTGCTAATAGGTTGGCAGCTGGCAAGCAGAATGAGGCCTCTGGGCTTGCCAGCGGTATgaagcacaaataaacacaggggcattcattttcacaatttatagattttcaaataaaaaatcatgTGCTTCCTGAACTTTACTGACCTCGTACGCTCTGTGTCGCATGAAGGAAAGAAAGGCTCCCATTGTGGCCTGAACAGTGGAGTGTTTTAGCCAGGTGTGAATGGGATTTTCTCCAGACCACCTTAACATCCCCGCGTACGGTTTGTATGGCGAGAAGGAAGTCATCTTCCCCTTCTTCAAGGCTACGcgttcttgtttgtttaatcaccacagacaggagagcagtgCGTTTTCTTTTCAAAGCCGAAGCTTTTGTGAGAGTACTTTGGAAGTAGAGCAGAAAAGCTTTGACATTTTCATACTGATGCCAAAAATGGACTGCACAAAGATCAGAATCAGCTGAATCTGAAATGTATAACATCTCAAAACTATGTACATGAAGTCAGTTGTCCTGTCCCTTGTGTACTCTGTAAATCGTTTGACAAAAACCAATCACCCCAAGGTCCATTTAGTAGCTGTTCCGTTGCTTTTTATAATATCACATGTTCTTCATCAGCATGAGTAACTTTTTTGAGGACTTCGCGTCGATGTTGGCGTAAATTTTGAGCTTCAAGGTTCGTGCTTGCCCTTAAAATAGCAGTTGTCCTGCTAATTTCGTTTGAAGGTCCATCTAGAAGCTGTTCTGGTGCTTTCTTTA is a genomic window containing:
- the ccnb1 gene encoding G2/mitotic-specific cyclin-B1, which codes for MALRVTRNRLASTRNDLGGKACSVTGPSLKPRAALGEIGNIAVNKETQKKTVKTEATKKTKVTAKVEKVVAVKPPKNVAPVEPEPEVQVLPEPASPTPMETSGCEPADLCQAFSDVILHTAIRDVDADDYENPMLCSEYVKDIYKYLRQLEVEQNVRPTYLQGKEVTGNMRAILIDWLVQVNLKFRLLQETMYMTVGIIDRFLQDHPVPKKQLQLVGVTAMFLASKYEEMYPPEISDFAYVTDKAYTTAQIRDMEMTILRVLKFQLGRPLPLQFLRRASKIYEVTADQHTLAKYLLELTMVDYEMVHFPPSMVASAALALTLKILDAGEWDVTLQHYMDYTAESLIPVMAHIAKNVVKVNEGLTKHIAIKGKYSTSKQMRIATIPQLKSSVVKDLAKQVNQ